In Papaver somniferum cultivar HN1 chromosome 1, ASM357369v1, whole genome shotgun sequence, a genomic segment contains:
- the LOC113346661 gene encoding uncharacterized protein LOC113346661: MRIKLLDQMSNKAFEMQLELLKEAFPKENRIPSSYNEAKKLLGGLGMGYEAIHACQYDCALFWKEHKDREDCPVCNAPRYKHDDGKGTKILHKVLRYFPLKTRLMRLYASRHTAADMRWHEDQRDKTTPDLLRHPADAEAWKDFDKRYPWFAKDPRNVRLGLATDGFNPFGNMSNAHSTWPVVIIPYNLPPWKCMKEPFFLMTLLIPGPHEAGKDIDVYLQPFIDELKELWEEGVEVYDASEKKENFCMHAALLWTINDFPAYAKMSGWSTQGYLACPVCNEDAPSIKLRSKIGYVRHRRYLPPGHSWRDSKCHDATREHKGPPKELTCDELLAQMENIVFCNPGKNPSKQSKKRKRSIEEQNWTKKSIFYELPYWKSHKIRHKIDVMHTEKNICDNIVGTLLNLDKKNKDTEKARLDLADMNIRKELHLKPRGDKFIKPPACYVIKPEDRKKFCQFLKSVKFPDGYASNISRNAHVNDGKVFGLKSHDCHVLLQRLLPVAIRPYLRRETLSVSHLDELEKRIPLILCKLERIFPPAFFDVMVHLAVHLPREAKLVGPVGYSWMYPIERFLGTLKRYVKNRARPEGSIAEAYILKECLTFCSMYFRGTETKFTRPERNDDRSRDPRYRKGEISVFAQSARPVDAKTVRPLSVAEREKINWKHKNELKEESNVNLSRRQRTLFPEWFRKHIQDLHSKKEATDEMQTLAWGVDVRVNSYKACNANGVKYHSKDREARRTTQNSGLLVDGEHGGNEIEFYGTLRDVIELEYQHGYRIVLFKCDWFDVSPNRNKIRKDYDLTSINVSNLWYEDDPYVLASQAQQVFYVDDHKNGANWKVVNKMEHRHLWDVPEVDDLGATVDEAYQQGGDLPVLSTFEGGDDVEENELDRDDVQPEMVQVNINDPNDDLFETVDEDDETLNEYNNDILDADEIVVNGEDSDIE; this comes from the exons ATGCGTATTAAGTTACTCGACCAGATGAGCAATAAAGCATTTGAAATGCAACTGGAGTTGCTCAAAGAAGCTTTTCCGAAGGAGAATAGGATTCCATCTTCATATAATGAAGCTAAGAAACTGTTGGGTGGCTTGGGAATGGGTTATGAAGCAATTCATGCATGTCAGTACGACTGTGCTTTGTTTTGGAAAGAGCATAAAGATAGGGAGGACTGTCCAGTATGTAATGCTCCTAGGTACAAACACGATGACGGGAAGGGTACCAAGATCCTGCACAAGGTATTGCGATATTTTCCCTTAAAGACTAGACTGATGAGGTTGTATGCTAGTAGACACACAGCTGCTGACATGAGGTGGCATGAAGACCAACGCGATAAAACAACACCGGATTTGTTAAGACATCCAGCTGATGCGGAAGCGTGGAAGGATTTTGATAAGCGGTATCCATGGTTTGCTAAGGACCCGCGCAATGTTAGGTTGGGACTTGCTACTGATGGTTTCAATCCATTTGGAAATATGAGCAATGCACATAGCACGTGGCCAGTGGTAATTATACCGTACAACTTACCTCCCTGGAAGTGTATGAAAGAGCCATTTTTCTTGATGACGTTGCTTATTCCTGGCCCACACGAAGCTGGTAAAGACATTGATGTATATCTGCAGCCTTTTATAGATGAGTTAAAGGAGTTGTGGGAAGAAGGTGTTGAAGTATATGACGCctcagaaaaaaaagaaaatttctgTATGCATGCTGCCTTATTGTGGACCATAAACGACTTCCCAGCTTATGCCAAAATGTCAGGGTGGAGTACACAGGGATATTTAGCTTGCCCGGTATGCAACGAAGATGCACCATCAATCAAACTAAGGAGCAAGATAGGTTATGTTCGTCATCGTCGGTACTTGCCTCCTGGTCATAGTTGGAGAGACTCGAAATGTCATGATGCGACACGTGAACATAAGGGTCCTCCGAAAGAGCTTACATGTGATGAACTTTTAGCTCAAATGGAAAATATTGTGTTCTGTAATCCAGGTAAGAACCCGAGTAAACAAAGCAAGAAAAGAAAACGCAGTATAGAAGAGcagaactggacaaagaagagtATATTTTACGAGCTTCCGTATTGGAAGAGTCATAAAATTAGACATAAGATCGACGTTATGCATACAGAAAAGAATATTTGTGACAACATTGTCGGAACTCTGTTGAATCTcgacaagaaaaataaagataCCGAGAAGGCTCGTTTGGATCTTGCAGACATGAATATTAGGAAAGAACTGCATCTTAAACCTAGAGGGGACAAATTTATAAAGCCTCCTGCATGTTATGTTATAAAGCCTGAGGATAGAAAAAAGTTCTGTCAGTTTTTAAAATCAGTGAAGTTCCCTGATGGATATGCATCTAACATCTCTAGAAATGCTCATGTCAATGACGGAAAAGTATTTGGACTTAAAAGCCACGATTGTCATGTTTTGCTGCAGAGACTTCTCCCTGTTGCAATTCGTCCTTATTTGCGCAGAGAG ACTTTGAGTGTTAGTCACTTGGATGAGTTGGAGAAGAGAATTCCTCTGATTCTCTGTAAGCTGGAAAGAATATTTCCCCCAGCTTTTTTCGATGTTATGGTTCATCTGGCTGTTCATTTGCCGCGTGAGGCAAAACTTGTTGGACCAGTTGGCTACAGTTGGATGTATCCTATCGAAAG GTTTTTGGGAACGCTCAAGCGTTACGTGAAAAACAGAGCTCGGCCAGAGGGTTCTATTGCAGAGGCCTATATTCTTAAAGAATGCTTGACATTTTGCTCGATGTACTTTCGTGGGACTGAAACCAAATTTACTCGACCAGAACGAAATGACGATAGATCAAGGGATCCCCGATACCGGAAGGGAGAGATATCTGTTTTTGCTCAAAGTGCCCGTCCTGTTGATGCAAAAACTGTACGTCCACTGTCAGTCGCTGAAAGGGAGAAAATTAATTG GAAACATAAGAACGAGTTGAAAGAAGAAAGTAATGTCAATCTATCACGGAGGCAAAGAACACTGTTTCCGGAATGGTTTCGAAAACAT ATACAAGATCTGCACAGCAAAAAAGAAGCCACAGATGAAATGCAAACTTTAGCTTGGGGAGTTGATGTCCGAGTAAACTCGTACAAAGCGTGTAATGCTAATGGGGTTAAATATCATTCTAAAGATCGTGAAGCTCGAAGGACAACTCAGAATAGTGGATTGTTAGTTGATGGAGAACATGGGGGAAATGAAATTGAATTCTATGGCACTTTGCGTGATGTTATTGAGTTGGAATATCAACATGGATATCGAATAGTGCTGTTTAAGTGCGACTGGTTTGACGTGAGCCCGAATAGAAATAAAATTCGAAAGGATTACGATTTAACAAGCATAAATGTGAGCAACTTATGGTATGAGGATGATCCGTACGTTCTTGCGTCACAAGCACagcaggtattttatgttgaTGATCATAAAAATGGCGCAAACTGGAAAGTTGTTAATAAGATGGAACATAGACACTTGTGGGATGTTCCGGAGGTGGATGATCTGGGCGCGACTGTTGACGAGGCCTATCAGCAAGGTGGGGATTTGCCAGTATTATCTACGTTTGAGGGAGGGGatgatgttgaagaaaatgaactTGATAGAGATGACGTCCAACCAGAGATGGTACAAGTGAATATTAACGATCCCAATGATGATTTGTTTGAAACAGTTGACGAAGATGATGAGACATTGAATGAATACAATAATGACATTTTGGATGCCGACGAGATAGTGGTGAATGGTGAAGACAGTGATATAGAGTGA
- the LOC113346669 gene encoding uncharacterized protein LOC113346669 gives MSSDPDFVPEDSDYFDSENRRPGKSTIQEDHLRAMEDLRDEMMAEIKQLKSTQGGGRLEEVMREENTTVLTPHLAKALIPQKCHVPAFECYDGSSDPATHLHYYNRILARWEQDDAVLCRYFPSSLKGSALSWSDNLPPNSINSYGQLVEKFLETYMYNKAINAGMDKLFSLETAYKETIREYTDRWHSICQAIGNVDPVVNINCYKWGLDRMSPLFVEIHGSVPKTKGDLRVIIEKHARLEEIQRENLRAQAQRSHQTNSVEQVSGSKRSGSAERPNDDKRG, from the coding sequence ATGTCATCCGACCCAGATTTCGTACCGGAGGATTCAGACTATTTTGATAGTGAGAATCGAAGACCAGGGAAATCTACGATCCAAGAAGACCACCTGCGGGCAATGGAGGACCttcgtgatgaaatgatggcggAGATCAAACAACTAAAATCCACGCAAGGAGGGGGAAGACTAGAAGAGGTGATGAGAGAAGAAAACACCACAGTACTGACCCCACACTTGGCCAAAGCACTTATCCCTCAGAAGTGCCATGTTCCAGCATTCGAATGTTATGATGGGTCCAGCGATCCCGCAACACACCTTCATTATtacaatcgtatcttagcccgatgggaaCAAGACGATGCAGTCCTCTGCAGGTATTTTCCTTCAAGTCTAAAAGGATCAGCACTATCTTGGTCCGACAACCTACCGCCGAACTCCATCAACTCCTATGGCCAGCTCGTTGAGAAGTTCTTagaaacttacatgtacaacaaggctatCAACgcaggaatggataagctcttctcACTGGAAACCGCTTACAAAGAGACGATCAGGGAGTATACCGACAGATGGCACAGTATTTGTCAAGCCATTGGAAATGTAGATCCAGTGGTCAACATCAACTGTTACAAATGGGGACTGGATAGAATGAGCCCATTATTTGTGGAGATTCATGGAAGTGTTCCAAAGACAAAAGGAGACCTTCGAGTAATCATTGAAAAGCACGCCAGGCTAGAAGAGATCCAGCGGGAGAACCTTAGGGCTCAAGCTCAAAGATCTCATCAGACTAATTCCGTAGAACAAGTCAGCGGATCAAAAAGGAGCGGTTCAGCTGAACGTCCTAATGATGATAAAAGAGGATGA